The window ACATGCGGCGCAGCGCATGATGGAGCGGCTGGCTATCCGCACGATCCCGCTCGCAGACGACTGGGCAACGCGTAATCTGGTTGTCTGCGCCCGTCAGTTTTCCGCGCTGCCCGGTTATGTTCAGGATTTCGTGGCGTTTATTACAGCCGAGAACGCCGCTTAAAGCAGCCCGCGCATGGCCATGTATACACCCAGCGCTATCAGCCCGATGAAGAAACAGCGCCGGAAAACCTGCTCACTAATCGCGTGGCGCAGGCGTTGTCCCATCATCATGCCCAGTAACGCGGGGATCAGCGCTAGCATCGACTGCCAGAGGTCGATGCCCTGTAGCCCGATTCCCTGCATCAATTGTAACGCCAGCCCTAGCGTGGAAACGGTAAACGCCAGCCCCAGCGCCTGTACCAGATCGTTTTTATTGAGTCGCAGGCATTGCAGGTAAGGCACGGCAGGAATCACGAAGACCCCCGTTGCCGCCGTGATAGCACCTGTGATGTAACCCACCAACGGCGACAGCCAGATTTCATGACGGCCAGGCTGCGGCAAGGTGGTTGCCAGAATCCCCCACAGGCCGTAAACCACCAAAATGCCGCCGAGCGCCGCGCTCGTCCATGACGATGACGAAGTCAGCGTCGGCAGGCCACTCCAGAGCGTCCCGATAATAATCCCGGCAAACAGCGTCCAGAACCGCTTAATCAG is drawn from Pectobacterium aroidearum and contains these coding sequences:
- a CDS encoding sulfite exporter TauE/SafE family protein: MTTMMVVFLLAGVVKGVIGLGLPTIAMGLLTLVMPAASAAGLLIVPSLVTNIWQLACGPAFLSLIKRFWTLFAGIIIGTLWSGLPTLTSSSSWTSAALGGILVVYGLWGILATTLPQPGRHEIWLSPLVGYITGAITAATGVFVIPAVPYLQCLRLNKNDLVQALGLAFTVSTLGLALQLMQGIGLQGIDLWQSMLALIPALLGMMMGQRLRHAISEQVFRRCFFIGLIALGVYMAMRGLL